A single window of Kitasatospora sp. HUAS MG31 DNA harbors:
- a CDS encoding SHOCT domain-containing protein, translated as MDWTELIDVAFDVLGSGNSEARSSAVRAVEGSVVPGEQPVAATAGRHPDHFRKGVLVLTTRRLLFLKDGKPPVPVALEAITDVTVSRSRINGEILRVVALTGAHRYEEVAKAETFAEQVREAAVAARRAAQAPVPAQAAGPAPDLLDQLERLAALHASGALTAEEFGKAKQRLLG; from the coding sequence ATGGACTGGACCGAACTGATCGACGTCGCCTTCGACGTCCTGGGCAGCGGCAACTCCGAGGCGAGGTCCTCGGCCGTACGTGCCGTGGAGGGCAGTGTCGTCCCCGGCGAGCAGCCGGTCGCGGCCACCGCCGGGCGCCACCCCGACCACTTCCGCAAGGGCGTCCTGGTGCTCACCACCCGCCGACTGCTCTTCCTCAAGGACGGCAAGCCGCCGGTGCCGGTTGCGCTGGAGGCGATCACCGACGTGACGGTGAGCCGGAGCCGGATCAACGGCGAGATCCTGCGGGTGGTGGCCCTGACCGGGGCGCACCGCTACGAGGAGGTGGCGAAGGCGGAGACCTTCGCCGAGCAGGTGCGCGAGGCGGCCGTCGCCGCCCGGCGGGCCGCGCAGGCCCCGGTGCCGGCCCAGGCCGCCGGACCTGCGCCCGACCTGCTGGACCAGTTGGAGCGGTTGGCCGCCCTGCACGCCTCGGGCGCCCTCACCGCCGAGGAGTTCGGCAAGGCCAAGCAGCGGCTGCTGGGCTGA
- a CDS encoding ubiquinol-cytochrome c reductase iron-sulfur subunit → MDGSIAAVALGGAGLLAGSLTATFGRNKGTAATSTGSNGSPVPAQSPTGPKVTVPAASVPVGGSAQVKDPGTGDAVYVVQPTAGQYCAFSSVCTHSGCAVDAPKNGQMYCPCHGSRFNAATGAVINGPATKPLPKYGVTKNGDQLELGPLQV, encoded by the coding sequence GTGGACGGCTCGATCGCCGCCGTCGCCCTCGGCGGTGCCGGCCTGCTCGCAGGCTCGCTCACCGCCACCTTCGGCCGGAACAAGGGCACCGCCGCCACGTCGACCGGGTCCAACGGCTCGCCCGTGCCGGCACAGTCGCCCACCGGCCCCAAGGTGACCGTCCCGGCCGCCTCGGTGCCGGTCGGCGGCTCCGCCCAGGTCAAGGACCCGGGCACCGGCGACGCGGTCTACGTCGTCCAGCCCACCGCCGGGCAGTACTGCGCCTTCTCCTCGGTCTGCACCCACTCCGGCTGCGCCGTGGACGCGCCCAAGAACGGCCAGATGTACTGCCCGTGCCACGGCTCCCGGTTCAACGCCGCCACCGGCGCGGTGATCAACGGGCCGGCGACCAAGCCGCTGCCGAAGTACGGCGTCACCAAGAACGGCGACCAGCTGGAACTGGGACCGCTGCAGGTCTGA
- a CDS encoding succinic semialdehyde dehydrogenase — protein MTDITADAQTPAGGAAERNPAAPGGARTVASAVTPAVVARLARGVTATSDAEPAHTVAPLTGERLATLPQSGPEDVELAFRLARRAQTAWAALPVRRRAAVLLRFHDLMLRRQDEVLDLIQAETGKARLHAFEEVMAVAMAARHYGVKGASYLRDRRRGGALPVLTSTVEARRPKGVIGQISPWNYPFELSVGDALPAFLAGNAVVNKPDTQTALTALWARELLVEAGLPADLWQIVLGDGPVVGPAVVDRADYVAFTGSTRTGREVAQRAAARLVGASLELGGKNAMLVLADADLDRAAEGAVRACFSSAGQLCISIERLFVHRSVADEFLARFAARTGALRLGGGLAYGADMGSLVSERQLETVTRHVEEAVKAGATVVTGGRARPDLGPLFYEPTVLDGVTPEMAVCAEETFGPVVSVYRFDTEDEAVAAANSTPYGLNSSVWTKDLRRGRAVAARLHTGTVNVNEAYAAAYGSVSSPMGGMGDSGLGRRHGAEGILRYTEAQTIATQRLLPIGPSLGMDDERFAAVFTAGLKAMRAFRLK, from the coding sequence ATGACGGACATCACGGCAGACGCACAGACCCCGGCCGGCGGTGCGGCCGAGCGCAACCCCGCGGCGCCGGGCGGCGCCCGCACGGTGGCCTCCGCGGTCACGCCGGCCGTGGTCGCCCGGCTCGCCCGGGGCGTCACCGCCACCTCCGACGCGGAGCCGGCGCACACCGTCGCCCCGCTCACCGGCGAGCGCCTGGCCACCCTGCCGCAGTCCGGCCCCGAGGACGTGGAGCTGGCCTTCAGGCTGGCCCGCCGCGCCCAGACGGCTTGGGCCGCGCTGCCGGTCCGCCGCCGTGCCGCGGTGCTGCTGCGCTTCCACGACCTGATGCTGCGGCGGCAGGACGAGGTGCTGGACCTGATCCAGGCCGAGACCGGCAAGGCCCGCCTGCACGCCTTCGAGGAGGTCATGGCGGTGGCCATGGCCGCCCGGCACTACGGCGTGAAGGGCGCCTCCTACCTGCGCGACCGCCGTCGCGGCGGCGCCCTGCCGGTGCTCACCAGCACCGTGGAGGCCCGCCGCCCCAAGGGCGTGATCGGTCAGATCTCGCCCTGGAACTACCCGTTCGAGCTGTCCGTCGGCGACGCCCTGCCCGCCTTCCTGGCCGGCAACGCGGTGGTCAACAAGCCCGACACGCAGACCGCCCTGACCGCGCTCTGGGCCCGCGAGCTGCTGGTCGAGGCCGGCCTGCCGGCCGACCTGTGGCAGATCGTCCTCGGCGACGGCCCGGTGGTCGGCCCCGCCGTGGTCGACCGCGCCGACTACGTGGCCTTCACCGGCTCCACCCGCACCGGCCGCGAGGTCGCCCAGCGCGCCGCCGCCCGGCTGGTCGGCGCCTCCCTCGAACTCGGCGGCAAGAACGCCATGCTGGTGCTCGCCGACGCCGACCTGGACCGGGCCGCCGAGGGTGCCGTCCGGGCCTGCTTCTCCTCCGCCGGCCAGCTGTGCATCTCCATCGAGCGGCTCTTCGTCCACCGCTCGGTGGCCGACGAGTTCCTCGCCCGGTTCGCCGCCCGGACCGGCGCGCTGCGGCTCGGCGGCGGGCTCGCGTACGGCGCCGACATGGGCTCGCTGGTCTCCGAGCGGCAGCTGGAGACCGTCACCCGGCACGTGGAGGAGGCCGTCAAGGCCGGCGCCACGGTGGTCACCGGCGGCCGCGCCCGCCCCGACCTCGGCCCGCTGTTCTACGAGCCCACCGTCCTCGACGGGGTCACCCCCGAGATGGCCGTCTGCGCCGAGGAGACCTTCGGCCCGGTGGTCTCGGTCTACCGCTTCGACACCGAGGACGAGGCGGTCGCCGCCGCCAACTCCACCCCGTACGGCCTGAACTCCAGCGTCTGGACGAAGGACCTGCGGCGCGGGCGGGCCGTCGCCGCCCGGCTGCACACCGGCACCGTCAACGTCAACGAGGCCTACGCGGCCGCCTACGGCTCGGTGTCCTCGCCGATGGGCGGCATGGGGGACTCCGGGCTCGGCCGGCGGCACGGGGCCGAGGGCATCCTGCGGTACACCGAGGCGCAGACCATCGCGACGCAGCGGCTGCTGCCGATCGGGCCGTCGCTGGGGATGGACGACGAGCGGTTCGCGGCGGTGTTCACGGCGGGCCTGAAGGCGATGAGGGCGTTCCGCCTCAAGTAA
- the guaA gene encoding glutamine-hydrolyzing GMP synthase, which produces MSSATPVQSVPENDTVLVVDFGAQYAQLIARRVREARVYSEIVPSTMPVAEMLAKNPKAIILSGGPSSVYEEGAPRLDRAIFEAGVPVFGMCYGFQLMAITLGGTVDNTGAREYGRTPLTVSRSGSTLFEGVPAQHSVWMSHGDACSAAPEGFTVTASTDVVPVAAFENDDLKLYGVQYHPEVLHSDHGQQILEHFLYRGAGIAPDWTTHNVVDEQVALIRAQVGDKRAICGLSGGVDSAVAAALVNRAIGDRLTCVYVDHGLMRKGETEQVEKDFVAATGVKLKVVDAQERFLTALAGVSDPEEKRKIIGREFIRVFEQAQAEIVAEAGEHGESVDFLVQGTLYPDVVESGGGTGTANIKSHHNVGGLPEDLQFELVEPLRKLFKDEVRMVGQELGLPEEIVQRQPFPGPGLGIRIVGEVTKERLDLLREADAIAREELTAAGLDREIWQCPVVLLADVRSVGVQGDGRTYGHPIVLRPVSSEDAMTADWSRLPYEVLAKISTRITNEVRDVNRVVLDVTSKPPGTIEWE; this is translated from the coding sequence GTGTCCTCTGCTACTCCCGTCCAGTCCGTACCTGAGAACGACACCGTCCTGGTCGTCGACTTCGGTGCCCAGTACGCCCAGCTCATCGCCCGCCGGGTGCGTGAGGCGCGGGTCTACAGCGAGATCGTGCCGAGCACCATGCCGGTCGCCGAGATGCTCGCCAAGAACCCGAAGGCGATCATCCTCTCCGGCGGTCCGTCCTCGGTGTACGAGGAGGGCGCGCCGCGGCTCGACCGCGCGATCTTCGAGGCCGGCGTCCCGGTCTTCGGCATGTGCTACGGCTTCCAGCTGATGGCGATCACGCTCGGCGGCACGGTGGACAACACCGGCGCCCGCGAGTACGGCCGCACCCCGCTGACCGTCAGCCGCTCCGGCTCGACCCTGTTCGAGGGCGTCCCGGCGCAGCACTCGGTGTGGATGTCGCACGGCGACGCCTGCTCCGCCGCGCCCGAGGGCTTCACCGTCACCGCCTCGACCGACGTGGTGCCGGTCGCCGCGTTCGAGAACGACGACCTCAAGCTCTACGGCGTCCAGTACCACCCGGAGGTCCTGCACTCGGACCACGGGCAGCAGATCCTGGAGCACTTCCTCTACCGCGGCGCCGGCATCGCCCCCGACTGGACCACCCACAACGTGGTGGACGAGCAGGTCGCGCTGATCCGCGCCCAGGTCGGCGACAAGCGCGCCATCTGCGGCCTCTCCGGCGGCGTGGACTCGGCGGTCGCGGCCGCCCTGGTCAACCGCGCCATCGGCGACCGGCTCACCTGCGTCTACGTCGACCACGGCCTGATGCGCAAGGGCGAGACCGAGCAGGTCGAGAAGGACTTCGTCGCCGCCACCGGCGTCAAGCTCAAGGTCGTGGACGCGCAGGAGCGCTTCCTCACCGCGCTCGCCGGGGTCAGCGACCCCGAGGAGAAGCGCAAGATCATCGGCCGGGAGTTCATCCGGGTCTTCGAGCAGGCCCAGGCCGAGATCGTCGCGGAGGCCGGCGAGCACGGCGAGTCCGTGGACTTCCTGGTCCAGGGCACCCTGTACCCGGACGTGGTGGAGTCCGGCGGCGGCACCGGCACCGCCAACATCAAGTCCCACCACAACGTCGGCGGCCTGCCCGAGGACCTCCAGTTCGAGCTGGTCGAGCCGCTGCGCAAGCTGTTCAAGGACGAGGTCCGGATGGTCGGCCAGGAGCTCGGCCTGCCGGAGGAGATCGTCCAGCGCCAGCCGTTCCCCGGCCCGGGCCTCGGTATCCGGATCGTCGGCGAGGTCACCAAGGAGCGCCTGGACCTGCTCCGCGAGGCCGACGCCATCGCCCGCGAGGAGCTCACCGCGGCCGGCCTGGACCGCGAGATCTGGCAGTGCCCGGTCGTGCTGCTCGCCGACGTCCGCAGCGTCGGCGTCCAGGGCGACGGCCGCACCTACGGCCACCCGATCGTGCTGCGCCCGGTGTCCTCCGAGGACGCCATGACCGCCGACTGGTCGCGCCTGCCGTACGAGGTGCTGGCGAAGATCTCCACCCGGATCACCAACGAGGTCCGCGACGTGAACCGCGTGGTGCTGGACGTGACCAGCAAGCCGCCGGGCACCATCGAGTGGGAGTGA
- a CDS encoding PspC domain-containing protein, which yields MTDDQSTGASSAPPTDAPGSDPHGSAAAGQAQRPPLTRSADHRVVAGVCGGLGRHLDIDPVVFRVVVAVLCLTGGLGLFLYGLAWLIVPREAEGERTGRTELQRVLTGRVDGQSIGAVLLTVIGTGVFFSSMGDGDQLFPLMLLGGLVFLAVRYDPERRRRAKGLGRPHRGGPYDRLEPESGEQLDWRSWGRQVGQDFQAEWQARKAEMHEHLHQVHARHAEARAAGTVPADTPPAGPSGYLWDPRHPERNPYGQGAVPPPGVGPQAWWQRTDLPEGDPLRKHPGGAAARRSRAPRPARQHRQHSHLGGVGLLLAAGAAGAVVWYGKVQDTSVTMSAVLAAALLVLGLTLLVGARYGRARGLAVPAMLLTLVLASGGANGSVEASFGDRTWAPNTAAELRPAYSMAAGDLVLDMGALDPAGADLKTRVQLGAGDLRVVVPDDVLVRLTVVNAAGQVRLPADEKLEGLGNHTKVELQPVNGQPSKGTLELTLNVGFGDTKVVQG from the coding sequence ATGACCGACGACCAGAGCACCGGGGCCTCCTCGGCGCCCCCCACCGACGCGCCCGGATCCGACCCGCACGGATCCGCCGCGGCCGGGCAGGCGCAGCGCCCGCCGCTGACCCGCTCCGCCGACCACCGCGTGGTGGCCGGGGTGTGCGGCGGCCTTGGGCGTCATCTGGACATCGACCCGGTGGTGTTCCGGGTGGTCGTGGCGGTGCTCTGTCTGACCGGCGGTCTCGGCCTGTTCCTGTACGGGCTGGCCTGGCTGATCGTGCCGCGCGAGGCGGAGGGCGAGCGGACCGGCCGGACCGAGCTGCAGCGGGTGCTGACCGGCCGGGTGGACGGCCAGTCGATCGGCGCGGTGCTGCTGACGGTGATCGGCACCGGGGTGTTCTTCTCCTCGATGGGCGACGGCGACCAGCTGTTCCCGCTGATGCTGCTGGGCGGCCTGGTCTTCCTCGCAGTCCGGTACGACCCGGAGCGGCGGCGCCGGGCCAAGGGCCTGGGCCGGCCGCACCGCGGCGGGCCGTACGACCGGCTGGAGCCGGAGAGCGGGGAGCAGCTGGACTGGCGGTCCTGGGGGCGCCAGGTCGGGCAGGACTTCCAGGCCGAGTGGCAGGCCCGGAAGGCCGAGATGCACGAGCACCTGCACCAGGTGCACGCGCGGCACGCCGAGGCGCGGGCCGCGGGCACCGTCCCCGCCGACACCCCGCCGGCCGGCCCGAGCGGCTACCTGTGGGACCCGCGGCACCCCGAGCGCAACCCGTACGGCCAGGGGGCCGTGCCCCCGCCGGGCGTCGGGCCGCAGGCGTGGTGGCAGCGGACGGACCTGCCGGAGGGCGACCCGCTGCGCAAGCACCCGGGCGGCGCGGCGGCACGGCGGTCCCGGGCGCCGAGGCCGGCGCGGCAGCACCGGCAGCACTCGCACCTGGGCGGGGTGGGCCTGCTGCTGGCGGCGGGCGCGGCCGGGGCGGTGGTCTGGTACGGCAAGGTGCAGGACACCTCGGTGACGATGTCGGCGGTGCTGGCGGCGGCGCTGCTGGTGCTGGGCCTGACGCTGCTGGTCGGGGCCCGGTACGGGCGGGCGCGCGGCCTGGCGGTGCCGGCGATGCTGCTGACCCTGGTGCTGGCGAGCGGCGGGGCGAACGGCAGCGTGGAGGCCTCCTTCGGTGACCGCACCTGGGCGCCGAACACCGCGGCCGAGCTGCGGCCGGCGTACTCCATGGCGGCCGGCGACCTGGTGCTGGACATGGGCGCCCTGGATCCGGCGGGCGCCGATCTGAAGACCCGGGTCCAGCTGGGCGCGGGCGACCTGCGGGTGGTGGTGCCGGACGACGTGCTGGTGAGGCTGACCGTGGTGAACGCGGCGGGCCAGGTCCGGCTGCCGGCGGACGAGAAGCTGGAAGGGCTGGGCAACCACACCAAGGTGGAGCTCCAGCCGGTGAACGGGCAGCCGTCCAAGGGGACGCTGGAGCTCACGCTGAACGTCGGATTCGGAGACACCAAGGTGGTGCAGGGATGA
- a CDS encoding serine/threonine-protein kinase, whose amino-acid sequence MGVRDQSAERLLAGRYALGERLGRGGMGTVWRARDEMLDREVAVKELTVSHLAEEDLEILQSRMKREARAAARIKHPGVITIHDVLEQDGRPWIVMELIDGRSLSDVIAQDGTLQPREAAEVGVQVLAALHRGHQLGVLHRDVKPANVLLEHGTGRAVLLDFGIARFEGSVELTRPGELVGSPDYLAPERAQGERPGPASDLWALGATLYAAVEGESPFRRDTPLTTLAAVVGDPLPQPRRAGALGPVLAALMAKDPAARPGADTAAAMLHEVASGATIGLARAPREPQRVPTQHVPVVDRTEAPAGQAEDTEDRAPTGPTVPTAPPAGSTGPTAPVEPVAPAPQTLREQPAERRRPRRRRRLPLVAGVLVLVAALGAGGWYLHAHRTAPQAGPTPEHTELITAGPGDGPPPSGYKWTDDPQGFRFPLPTEGGAWVRSVDQAGQIFYSPDSRGHYLQFAVTVGQPLTPREHFAEMESSVSKLKGYKRLNLSDAKVNGHTAAIWEFSYAGADGVRRHAKEAEFRDEDGTSYAIYLSGLDSDKDRIANNQRFTVVLNNFMPTR is encoded by the coding sequence ATGGGCGTGCGGGACCAGTCGGCGGAACGGCTGCTCGCGGGGAGATACGCGCTGGGGGAGCGCCTGGGCCGCGGTGGCATGGGCACGGTCTGGCGGGCACGGGACGAGATGCTCGACCGCGAGGTCGCGGTCAAGGAGCTGACCGTCAGCCACCTCGCCGAGGAGGACCTGGAGATCCTGCAGTCCCGGATGAAGCGGGAGGCGCGTGCCGCCGCCCGGATCAAGCACCCCGGTGTGATCACCATCCACGACGTGCTGGAGCAGGACGGCCGGCCGTGGATCGTCATGGAGCTGATCGACGGCCGCTCGCTCTCCGACGTCATCGCCCAGGACGGCACCCTGCAGCCGCGCGAGGCCGCCGAGGTGGGCGTCCAGGTGCTGGCCGCGCTGCACCGCGGGCACCAACTGGGCGTGCTGCACCGGGACGTGAAGCCGGCGAACGTGCTGCTGGAGCACGGCACCGGCCGGGCCGTCCTGCTGGACTTCGGCATCGCCCGGTTCGAGGGCTCGGTGGAGCTGACCCGTCCCGGCGAGCTGGTCGGCTCCCCGGACTACCTGGCGCCCGAGCGGGCCCAGGGCGAGCGGCCCGGCCCGGCCTCCGACCTGTGGGCGCTCGGGGCGACGCTCTACGCGGCCGTGGAGGGCGAGTCGCCGTTCCGCCGGGACACCCCACTGACCACGCTGGCCGCGGTGGTCGGCGACCCGCTGCCGCAGCCGCGCCGGGCCGGGGCGCTCGGTCCGGTGCTCGCGGCGCTGATGGCCAAGGACCCGGCGGCCCGGCCCGGGGCCGACACGGCGGCGGCGATGCTCCACGAGGTCGCCTCCGGCGCCACCATCGGCCTGGCGCGTGCTCCCCGGGAGCCGCAGCGGGTGCCCACCCAGCACGTCCCGGTGGTGGACCGGACCGAGGCGCCGGCCGGGCAGGCCGAGGACACCGAGGACCGGGCCCCCACCGGCCCGACCGTCCCGACCGCGCCGCCCGCGGGATCCACCGGCCCGACGGCGCCCGTCGAGCCGGTCGCGCCCGCCCCGCAGACCCTCCGCGAGCAGCCGGCCGAGCGGCGGCGCCCCCGCCGGCGCCGCCGCCTCCCGCTGGTCGCCGGGGTGCTGGTCCTGGTGGCCGCGCTGGGCGCCGGCGGCTGGTACCTGCACGCCCACCGGACGGCTCCGCAGGCCGGCCCGACCCCGGAGCACACCGAGCTGATCACCGCGGGCCCGGGCGACGGCCCCCCGCCGTCCGGCTACAAGTGGACGGACGACCCGCAGGGCTTCCGCTTCCCGCTGCCCACCGAGGGCGGCGCCTGGGTGCGGTCCGTCGACCAGGCCGGCCAGATCTTCTACAGCCCGGACAGCCGGGGCCACTACCTGCAGTTCGCCGTCACCGTCGGCCAGCCGCTCACCCCGCGCGAGCACTTCGCGGAGATGGAGTCCTCGGTCAGCAAGCTGAAGGGCTACAAGCGGCTGAACCTGTCGGACGCCAAGGTGAACGGCCACACCGCCGCGATCTGGGAGTTCAGCTACGCCGGCGCGGACGGGGTGCGCCGGCACGCCAAGGAGGCCGAGTTCCGGGACGAGGACGGCACCTCGTACGCGATCTACCTCTCCGGGCTGGACAGCGACAAGGACCGGATCGCCAACAACCAGCGGTTCACCGTGGTGCTCAACAACTTCATGCCGACCCGCTGA
- a CDS encoding GMC family oxidoreductase, which translates to MSEEFDYDVVVVGSGFGGSVAALRLTEKGYRVAVLEAGRRFGRDELPKNSWDTRNYLWAPALGMYGIQRIHLLANVLILAGAGVGGGSLNYANTLYVPPKPFFEDRQWRHITDWQEELAPFYDQAQRMLGVRTNPTMTPSDVHLKAAAEKMGCGDTFHFAPVGVFFGDGEDADGAAKAAPGSEVADPYFGGEGPSRKACTECGECMTGCRHGAKNMLTENYLFLAEKNGAEIHPLTTVARIRPSGEGFAVDVRRTNSRSRDRVKAGARTITAARVVVAAGTYGTQTLLHRMRDGGHLPGISAKLGELTRTNSEALVGAQTTDRRYGERADFTKGVAITSSIHPDANTHIEPVRYGRGSNAMGALSIQQVPGAGRGPRWLRYLVTAATHPVTFVRSMNQHRWSEKTIIGLVMQSLDNSLTVSLKKSGPGKGKLTSRQGHGAPNPTWIPAAEEGAKALAESINGWAGSTVGEIFDIPMTAHFLGGCPIGDSPEHGVVDPYHRLYGYPGISVVDGSAVSANLGVNPSLTITAQAERALSMWPNKGEADPRPAQDEPYRRVAAVAPERPAVPETAFGALRTVTLPVPKVPKKGN; encoded by the coding sequence ATGTCGGAGGAGTTCGACTACGACGTCGTCGTGGTCGGTTCGGGCTTCGGCGGGTCGGTGGCCGCGCTGCGGCTGACCGAGAAGGGGTACCGGGTCGCCGTCCTGGAGGCCGGGCGGCGGTTCGGCCGCGACGAGCTGCCGAAGAACTCCTGGGACACCAGGAACTACCTGTGGGCGCCCGCCCTCGGCATGTACGGCATCCAGCGCATCCACCTGCTGGCCAACGTCCTGATCCTGGCCGGGGCGGGGGTCGGCGGCGGCTCGCTCAACTACGCCAACACCCTGTACGTCCCGCCGAAGCCGTTCTTCGAGGACCGCCAGTGGCGGCACATCACCGACTGGCAGGAGGAGCTGGCCCCGTTCTACGACCAGGCCCAGCGGATGCTCGGGGTGCGCACCAACCCGACCATGACGCCCTCCGACGTCCACCTCAAGGCGGCCGCCGAGAAGATGGGCTGCGGGGACACCTTCCACTTCGCCCCGGTCGGCGTGTTCTTCGGCGACGGCGAGGACGCCGACGGCGCGGCCAAGGCCGCCCCCGGCAGCGAGGTCGCCGACCCGTACTTCGGCGGCGAGGGCCCGAGCCGCAAGGCGTGCACCGAGTGCGGCGAGTGCATGACCGGCTGCCGGCACGGCGCCAAGAACATGCTCACCGAGAACTACCTGTTCCTGGCCGAGAAGAACGGCGCCGAGATCCACCCGCTCACCACGGTGGCCCGGATCCGCCCGTCGGGCGAGGGCTTCGCGGTGGACGTGCGCCGCACCAACTCCCGCTCCCGGGACCGGGTCAAGGCCGGTGCCCGGACCATCACCGCCGCCCGGGTGGTGGTGGCCGCCGGCACCTACGGCACCCAGACCCTGCTGCACCGGATGCGCGACGGCGGCCACCTGCCCGGCATTTCCGCCAAGCTCGGCGAGCTCACCCGCACCAACTCCGAGGCGCTGGTCGGCGCGCAGACCACCGACCGGCGGTACGGCGAGCGGGCCGACTTCACCAAGGGCGTGGCGATCACCTCCTCGATCCACCCCGACGCCAACACCCACATCGAGCCGGTCCGCTACGGCCGCGGCTCCAACGCGATGGGCGCGCTCAGCATCCAGCAGGTGCCCGGCGCCGGCCGCGGCCCGCGCTGGTTGCGGTACCTGGTGACCGCGGCCACCCACCCGGTCACCTTCGTCCGCTCGATGAACCAGCACCGCTGGTCGGAGAAGACCATCATCGGCCTGGTGATGCAGTCGCTGGACAACTCGCTCACCGTCTCGCTGAAGAAGTCCGGACCCGGCAAGGGCAAGCTGACCTCCCGGCAGGGCCACGGCGCCCCCAACCCGACCTGGATCCCGGCCGCCGAGGAGGGCGCCAAGGCGCTGGCCGAGTCCATCAACGGCTGGGCCGGGAGCACCGTCGGCGAGATCTTCGACATCCCGATGACCGCCCACTTCCTCGGCGGCTGCCCGATCGGCGACAGCCCCGAGCACGGCGTGGTCGACCCGTACCACCGGCTCTACGGCTACCCCGGGATCAGCGTGGTGGACGGCTCGGCCGTCTCCGCCAACCTCGGCGTCAACCCCTCGCTGACCATCACCGCCCAGGCCGAGCGGGCCCTGTCGATGTGGCCCAACAAGGGCGAGGCCGACCCGCGTCCCGCCCAGGACGAGCCGTACCGGCGGGTGGCGGCGGTGGCACCGGAGCGTCCCGCCGTCCCGGAGACCGCGTTCGGCGCGCTGCGGACGGTGACCCTGCCGGTGCCGAAGGTGCCCAAGAAGGGGAACTGA